In Paraburkholderia sp. BL10I2N1, a single genomic region encodes these proteins:
- a CDS encoding site-specific DNA-methyltransferase — translation MSGIDYSALTKEQLIEVLKRRDSQAHYGLHWERRAIDPDKALNRDFVGFELVADHSCGNGPWENLVIEGDNYDALRHLATTHGGQFHLIYIDVPYNTGNKDFVYNDSFFDSRDRYRHSTWLEFIYQRLALARALLREDGAIVVSIDDNELFNLGLLMNQVFGERSFVANCIWQKRYSRENRSAIGDSHEYLLVYSPNPDKFKQRRGRIPLSEEKAKVYKNPENPNETDPTKRWQSISMTAQGYRPNQMYPIEAPNGKVHYPPEGRCWSTIESEYLKLKAKGRITFGKDGTGVPRMVRYLSDVEGLVPWTWWPHEEVGHTDEARKEIQDIFSTQTAFDTPKPTRLMERVLEICAPDKDALVLDFFAGSGTTAHALLRMNKADGGQRRFVMVSSREATIENPDKNLCRDVCAVRLRKVIEGYTSEKSGPVEPLGGAFAYVKAVPVPMHRLEEQLSDAMVWTFALQACGHPCSVVQSGLSTSRKDNHLVAYCSNTRPSTLFALRAVLEQHKGPAVVLSWAVQAVQETLIGVDASASYVAVPQDLQRAFRQGNAQGRESESAETEAREEQSVAQLEGEPS, via the coding sequence TTGAGCGGCATCGACTACTCCGCCTTGACCAAAGAGCAACTCATCGAGGTGCTCAAGCGGCGCGACTCACAGGCCCACTACGGGCTGCACTGGGAGCGCCGGGCCATCGACCCAGATAAGGCGCTGAACCGGGACTTTGTTGGATTCGAGCTTGTTGCGGATCACTCCTGCGGCAATGGCCCGTGGGAAAATCTGGTCATCGAAGGCGACAACTACGACGCCTTGAGGCATCTGGCGACCACCCATGGAGGGCAGTTCCACCTCATTTACATTGATGTTCCGTACAACACCGGAAACAAGGATTTCGTCTATAACGACAGTTTCTTCGACTCCAGAGACCGCTACCGGCATAGCACCTGGCTCGAGTTCATCTATCAACGCTTGGCACTGGCCAGGGCTCTGCTGAGGGAAGATGGAGCCATCGTCGTCAGCATCGACGACAACGAACTGTTCAACCTTGGACTGCTTATGAACCAGGTATTCGGCGAGCGCAGCTTCGTGGCAAACTGCATCTGGCAAAAGCGCTACAGCCGTGAAAATCGAAGCGCCATCGGCGACAGCCACGAATACCTCCTGGTCTACTCCCCGAACCCCGACAAGTTCAAGCAGCGTCGTGGCCGCATTCCGTTGTCCGAAGAAAAGGCGAAGGTCTACAAGAATCCCGAAAACCCGAACGAAACCGACCCGACGAAGCGCTGGCAGTCAATCTCGATGACTGCCCAAGGTTATCGACCAAACCAGATGTACCCCATTGAAGCACCGAATGGTAAGGTCCACTATCCGCCAGAGGGGCGCTGTTGGTCAACTATCGAGTCGGAATACCTCAAGCTCAAGGCAAAAGGCAGAATAACCTTTGGCAAGGATGGAACAGGTGTTCCCCGTATGGTGCGATATCTCTCCGACGTCGAGGGACTTGTCCCGTGGACATGGTGGCCTCACGAAGAAGTAGGGCACACCGATGAAGCACGCAAGGAAATACAGGACATCTTTAGTACGCAGACGGCCTTTGACACGCCAAAGCCCACCCGGCTCATGGAGCGCGTCCTGGAAATTTGCGCGCCCGACAAAGATGCGCTCGTGCTGGATTTCTTCGCAGGCTCCGGTACGACAGCCCATGCGCTGCTGCGGATGAACAAGGCAGATGGCGGCCAAAGGCGGTTCGTGATGGTGTCCAGCCGCGAGGCGACGATCGAGAACCCGGACAAGAACCTGTGTCGCGACGTCTGCGCCGTGCGTCTGCGCAAAGTAATCGAGGGCTACACCTCGGAAAAGAGCGGCCCGGTTGAGCCGCTCGGGGGGGCGTTTGCCTACGTCAAGGCCGTTCCCGTGCCCATGCATCGCCTGGAGGAACAGCTCTCGGACGCGATGGTGTGGACCTTCGCACTTCAAGCCTGCGGGCACCCATGCAGCGTCGTGCAATCGGGGCTCTCCACGTCCCGCAAGGACAACCACCTCGTTGCATATTGCTCCAATACCAGGCCCTCAACCCTGTTTGCACTTCGCGCCGTTCTGGAACAGCACAAAGGCCCTGCCGTGGTGCTCAGTTGGGCTGTACAGGCAGTGCAGGAAACTCTTATCGGGGTCGATGCCAGCGCCAGCTATGTAGCCGTCCCGCAGGATTTGCAGCGCGCCTTCAGGCAGGGCAACGCACAGGGCCGAGAGTCTGAGTCTGCTGAAACGGAGGCCCGGGAAGAACAGTCAGTTGCTCAGCTTGAGGGAGAACCATCATGA
- a CDS encoding DEAD/DEAH box helicase family protein: MSRTIPMPFQDRHVNVMVDRFMVLKASYEALGPSPDMAELTRLRHDGACVLLQAPTGIGKTLMACEYMAKVSPMDRVLWFWFAPFTGVLSQAKGSLRRQAPSLVQLDIDADRDVGKLTPGAVFVLSWQTVAARSRESRVVRQTGDVGLAVDDLIVQARDAGFRVGVVVDEAHHGFVRATEAARFFADVLAPDYVLLMTATPRDADAAKFAQQTGYRIGGPEEWASVTRAEGVEAQLLKKSVKAARFIAQNQDDAQLLAFEEVAMSEAAAMHRLIKKSLAEAGAGLVPLMLVQVPNGGEMLERAKRYLVSTLRFPETAVRSHTSDEPDPNLSALADDPQVEVILFKMAIATGFDAPRAFTLAALRGARDASFGIQVVGRIMRVHRLLQGRIDELPPLLHYGYVYLANGEAQEGLLSAAAQINQLPGQLAAASPATVVTIMGGQSSVQVVKPGKSFSLLPDRPVSDTPAHAADPGGSSTSGPAASPLEEGAPAQYMAPVYREQAALFDVLATSPGTSLTEGHETPVDPLHPGLVHGYAQTSSLAQAFQLEAQSPGFSYGLKHSAPQSFLTEKLPALPEDFERRLAQHIDFARVLGDRLKVRSKVKERMTDVFTAGATPEDKDVWATVSPAAIAQRARQIAFQFEDVDRRELLKALQERFREILLNEGHNPPEDEEELTQQLELVLVRNDKLIRDAHKRLRAEQVGTATVHLPVSVSSTVPLEPAVRNVYGIFPDDLSPQERQFADLLDTSEQVLWWHRNPVKKPFSVALYGWAEGVGFFPDFVVGVAERTEGGGVALSEVKGPQLQQYDKAKAGARHVTYGRVYMVGKTGAAGNFRLWRLISESQALVDDGPFEVQRMRYS, translated from the coding sequence ATGAGTCGAACCATTCCGATGCCGTTCCAGGACAGGCATGTCAATGTTATGGTCGACCGGTTCATGGTGTTAAAAGCGAGCTATGAGGCCTTGGGTCCGAGCCCTGACATGGCGGAACTCACCCGGCTTCGCCACGACGGTGCTTGCGTGCTGTTGCAGGCGCCTACCGGCATTGGCAAGACGTTGATGGCCTGCGAGTACATGGCGAAGGTCTCGCCGATGGACCGTGTACTTTGGTTCTGGTTCGCGCCTTTTACCGGCGTTCTCTCCCAGGCTAAGGGTTCCCTCAGGCGACAGGCTCCGAGCCTTGTGCAACTGGATATTGACGCCGACCGTGACGTCGGGAAGCTAACGCCTGGCGCCGTCTTCGTACTTAGCTGGCAGACGGTAGCAGCCCGATCGCGTGAATCTCGGGTGGTTCGACAGACTGGCGACGTCGGTTTGGCCGTCGATGACTTGATTGTCCAGGCACGGGACGCCGGCTTCCGCGTCGGTGTGGTCGTCGATGAGGCTCACCACGGGTTTGTTCGTGCCACGGAAGCCGCGCGCTTCTTCGCCGATGTGCTGGCACCAGACTACGTGTTGCTCATGACAGCGACACCACGAGACGCCGACGCAGCGAAGTTCGCCCAGCAGACGGGCTATCGCATCGGTGGCCCGGAGGAATGGGCTTCGGTGACTCGTGCAGAGGGCGTCGAAGCGCAGCTGCTCAAGAAGAGCGTGAAAGCCGCCCGGTTCATCGCGCAAAACCAGGACGATGCCCAGTTGCTGGCCTTCGAAGAAGTGGCGATGTCCGAGGCCGCCGCAATGCACCGGCTTATCAAGAAGTCCTTGGCTGAGGCTGGAGCTGGGCTGGTTCCCTTGATGTTGGTTCAGGTGCCCAACGGCGGTGAGATGCTTGAAAGGGCTAAGCGCTACCTAGTCAGCACACTGCGCTTCCCTGAAACCGCCGTGCGTAGTCACACTTCGGACGAACCGGATCCAAACCTGTCCGCGCTGGCAGATGACCCGCAGGTTGAGGTCATCCTTTTCAAGATGGCTATCGCAACGGGTTTCGACGCGCCTCGCGCCTTCACCCTCGCCGCGCTTCGCGGTGCACGCGACGCTAGTTTCGGTATCCAGGTGGTCGGGCGCATCATGCGAGTTCACCGGCTCCTTCAAGGCAGGATCGACGAGCTTCCGCCACTGCTGCATTATGGCTATGTATATCTCGCTAATGGTGAGGCGCAGGAAGGGTTGCTCAGCGCTGCTGCACAAATCAACCAGCTGCCCGGACAGCTAGCGGCTGCTTCGCCTGCCACTGTCGTGACTATCATGGGCGGTCAGTCGAGTGTGCAGGTTGTCAAGCCGGGAAAATCGTTCTCGCTTCTTCCAGATCGGCCGGTCTCGGATACGCCTGCGCATGCCGCCGATCCCGGGGGCTCTTCGACCTCCGGCCCTGCGGCGTCGCCCTTAGAAGAAGGAGCGCCAGCTCAATATATGGCGCCCGTTTACAGGGAGCAGGCGGCATTGTTCGACGTACTGGCCACCTCACCCGGCACCTCCCTTACCGAGGGTCACGAGACTCCTGTTGACCCGCTTCATCCCGGGTTGGTTCACGGATATGCGCAAACATCGTCCTTGGCGCAAGCCTTCCAGCTAGAAGCCCAGTCGCCCGGATTCAGCTATGGGCTTAAGCATTCAGCACCGCAGTCGTTCTTGACCGAAAAGCTTCCCGCTTTGCCTGAAGACTTCGAGCGACGCCTTGCGCAGCACATCGACTTTGCCCGTGTGCTCGGTGACCGCTTGAAAGTGCGTTCCAAGGTTAAGGAGCGCATGACTGATGTATTCACGGCAGGCGCCACGCCCGAGGACAAGGACGTCTGGGCAACAGTCTCACCAGCGGCCATAGCCCAGAGAGCCCGCCAGATTGCTTTCCAGTTCGAGGATGTCGACCGGCGTGAACTGCTCAAGGCGCTGCAGGAGCGATTCCGCGAGATTTTGCTTAACGAAGGACATAACCCGCCCGAGGATGAAGAGGAGTTGACCCAGCAACTGGAACTGGTGCTTGTTCGCAACGACAAACTCATCCGCGACGCTCACAAGCGGCTGAGGGCCGAACAAGTTGGCACAGCTACCGTACACTTGCCGGTATCGGTCTCCTCGACGGTGCCGCTGGAGCCAGCCGTCCGGAACGTCTACGGCATCTTCCCGGACGACCTGAGCCCTCAGGAGCGGCAATTTGCTGATCTGCTCGACACTTCGGAGCAAGTGCTGTGGTGGCACCGCAACCCTGTTAAAAAGCCCTTCTCGGTCGCTTTATACGGCTGGGCTGAAGGTGTTGGCTTCTTCCCAGATTTCGTCGTCGGCGTTGCCGAGCGTACTGAAGGAGGCGGGGTGGCACTGAGTGAAGTGAAAGGCCCACAGCTGCAGCAGTATGACAAGGCCAAGGCGGGGGCCCGCCACGTTACGTACGGCCGCGTTTATATGGTCGGTAAAACAGGAGCAGCCGGAAACTTCCGACTGTGGCGTCTCATCAGTGAGAGCCAGGCCCTTGTCGACGACGGACCTTTCGAGGTCCAGCGGATGCGGTACTCTTGA
- a CDS encoding competence protein CoiA family protein encodes MFALNALAELVHVSEVARGKACECCCVACGSRVIAKKGNQTAWHFAHLSKADCRHAAETALHKAVKQVILEGDLIRLPDLIVEARASVGTHVGHAKRCLEGRAVQYVAPQLEVRLSEIVADAVVTTHDRQLIIEVAVEHPVADAKLRKLACMQTPAIELEAWRLDRTVDWNKIRSFVSESKDESGCSTRAPVS; translated from the coding sequence GTGTTCGCGCTGAACGCATTGGCCGAGCTTGTGCATGTTTCGGAGGTTGCACGCGGTAAAGCATGTGAGTGCTGTTGCGTTGCCTGCGGTTCACGTGTGATTGCCAAGAAGGGAAATCAAACCGCTTGGCACTTTGCGCATCTATCTAAAGCGGATTGTCGGCACGCGGCCGAGACGGCACTGCATAAGGCCGTCAAACAAGTCATCCTCGAAGGAGACTTGATCCGCCTTCCTGATCTGATTGTCGAGGCGCGGGCGAGCGTTGGCACCCATGTTGGTCACGCAAAACGTTGTTTGGAGGGGCGCGCGGTCCAATATGTTGCGCCGCAACTCGAGGTCCGTTTGAGCGAAATCGTCGCCGACGCTGTCGTCACAACGCACGACCGACAGTTAATTATTGAAGTCGCAGTTGAGCATCCGGTGGCCGACGCGAAGCTCCGGAAACTTGCTTGCATGCAGACGCCGGCGATCGAACTTGAAGCATGGAGGTTGGACCGCACGGTGGATTGGAACAAAATCCGATCCTTTGTCAGCGAGTCGAAGGACGAAAGTGGCTGTTCAACCCGCGCGCCGGTCAGCTGA
- a CDS encoding DNA ligase, which translates to MLATPRRAPFSDEEWIYELKLDGFRTLVRKTRDQVELISRPGNPLNLSFPDIVGAVSQVPGDFIWDAELTVDNPDGRPSFHRLQTRAKTSRPSNVRAAVTAHPARLYVFDMLATGDRDLRGLPLDARKRLLRDAFGDTGTLVYLSGIVAAGHWVFEQVQALGLEGMVAKRLKSTYQRGRSPDWQKVRNARYSRPAAPGVRS; encoded by the coding sequence ATGCTGGCGACGCCGCGTCGCGCGCCGTTCTCGGACGAAGAATGGATTTACGAATTGAAGCTCGATGGTTTCAGGACTCTCGTGCGCAAGACCCGAGACCAGGTCGAGCTGATATCCCGTCCGGGCAACCCGCTTAACCTGTCTTTCCCGGATATTGTCGGGGCTGTCTCGCAGGTGCCCGGGGATTTCATCTGGGACGCCGAGCTGACGGTCGACAACCCGGACGGCCGTCCCTCATTCCATCGTTTGCAGACCCGCGCCAAAACATCGCGTCCTTCAAACGTGCGCGCAGCTGTTACTGCCCATCCCGCGCGGCTTTACGTTTTTGACATGCTGGCAACTGGCGATCGCGATCTGAGAGGCCTTCCGCTTGATGCGCGCAAGCGCCTGCTTCGCGACGCCTTCGGAGACACGGGCACGCTCGTCTATCTGTCCGGCATTGTCGCCGCCGGACACTGGGTGTTCGAACAGGTGCAGGCCCTCGGTCTGGAGGGTATGGTGGCCAAGCGCCTTAAGTCAACGTACCAGCGCGGCCGGTCGCCCGACTGGCAAAAGGTCAGGAACGCCCGATATAGCAGGCCCGCAGCCCCTGGGGTTCGTTCATAA